The sequence below is a genomic window from Phoenix dactylifera cultivar Barhee BC4 chromosome 8, palm_55x_up_171113_PBpolish2nd_filt_p, whole genome shotgun sequence.
TCGATATCCAGTTAGCTCTCGTGGAGTTCGCCGTCCCCCTGGTGAACATTGTGGGATCCATCCTCACCTTCATCGGCGTTCTCTTCTTCCTCATTCAGGTTCTGTGTTCGATCTTTTGAACCGCTAGAAGCACTTTGCGTCATGAAATCTATCTACTGATGATGTCATGCAAACTCACCAAGAGTTGTTATGATGTGATGGGTATTGCAGGCAGAGAGAGGACATAGTTACAGGCTAGAAAAACATGCTTTGAACACATTGATCGCTGGGCCCGCGTGCTGGGCCCTCGGTTCGATCCACAATGTGTGCCAGATCTACGAGAGATCTGGTGGCCACGTCCAGATCCTGCAAAAGACCGTCCAGGTTCCCTTCCTCGTAGGAAGCTTGCTCTTCTTGGTGGGCGGTGTTGTCAATAGGAATGATATCTACGGCTCAATACATACCAACTTTAAGATTCTGGTGAGTTCTCCATTGAATTCAGTAATATTGGATCCCTTTTTTTCTCATCTCCATTACATTGAATGTATTAGCTTATCGAGCAGCCAGCCGCATAAGTTCATAGAAAGCTCGATGGCCGAAGTTCTTATAAAGTCGAAATCTGTGGGCTATAAGATTATTCTCAGCATGATACTAGCTTCGGTTTGTATAATTCTATGCAGGGAAGGAGTTGGGTTTGGTTGTCTCTATCTGGAAGCTTGCTGTTTTTGGTTGGGGGGCTACTGAATTTGTTGAAGGTTTTCAAGATGCAGCAGATGGATAGGATGGGTCTTGAGAAGCTTCGAGGTGGGGCACAGCAGAGgttagggagagagagggagggtcaGGTTCCCCTCATCTTGGAAAATAGTAGGAGAAGGAAGCTTGATGAGGACGAGCGAGCAGTGTCAAGGAAGCAGAGAGAGGAAGTGAGACAAGTGCTCGAAGACAGGAGGAGAAGGGAGCAGAGCAAGGAAGGGATGCAAGTTTCTGAAGACAGTAGAAGGACGCCGAGTGAGGAAGTGAGGAGGGTGCCAGCTCCCAGTCCCACACCATACAAGGATGTTCTGGTTGGCAGCCGATCTTAGAGAATTCTTAGGTTTTAATCAGTTTAATCAGTTTAATCAGTTTTGCTTGTCATGAGGTGCAATTGGTTCTTCTGTTTTTGTGATTGTGTAGTTGGAAGGatgttttttttcccctccccccccccccccccccccgcccccccctCACCTTGTTTTCTCTCCTGTTTcattttaagagattcaatgaGAGTATCTGGCTTTGATGAATTGAGATATTCTGCTTTGAGACACTGACGGTAGTTGCAATGTAGAGTTTGAATGAAGTTTTTTTTATCTCTGTGTAATCTAGACTGCTTAATTTGATGACCACCGAGCAGCGGGCTAATTCATTAGGCTAGCTCCTAAGATGTCGTATTTAAATGGCAGGTAATACctatgcaactttgctatggtGAAATTTTATGTCCATTTATGAAGCTTGACGATTATATGTTTAATTCCTGGAATATAgcatacaaaataaaaaagaaaagccaaGTCCATCCCAATCAACACAAGACATATCCCGCCTTGAACACCAACATGCCAAGAGCAGCCCCTATAAGGTTCTTGGAAAAATGACCAACTGTACTCCAGTCCAAAGATAAGGGGAAAAAACAAATCCTCAGATCCTCTCAGATGAACACGCAGaaactctgaaaaaaaaaaggaactttTTTCTTCATAACAAGAAAAATGCAGCACAGGACTGAACACAAGGTAAGGCCAGTGCGATTGATAAACACTAGATCTCTTTTTATCTTAAATGGTGAAGACCGACACTTTTTGTTGGCTATGCGCCTATGATTGATGACGTATCATGCATTCCATGGATAAGGTGTTGGTACATgtcaacataaagcattatccTTACCCTGATCCAAAACTTCATATACGATGTCCAATCTTTGACACCCAGCTTCACAGAACTGGAAATGGCCGTTTTAATAACAATTTCACAAATTATAGGCTATACTTTGGTTGTACTGGGTATTGTAACTTGCAACAGGACTCTAATGCCTAAAGAAGGAAAAGGACCAAAACACAGGGTACTAGGTTTATTAGCTATAGTTTAGAGATGTAACAATAATCACCTTTCCTGGGTACATTTAGTGACAAACTCTGCAGTTGCCGTGGCAGCTCTTCTTCGAGCTTCTTCCTGGTCCAATTCAGTGGATTCTCGGTACTTCTCTCCAATCTTGCAACAGTGATCACTGCCATCAATCACATGCAACTCATTGATGCATTTCATCTTCTTGTAGGTGGTTGCAAGCTTATCCAGGGGACACAAATCAGCTTTACTACCCTATAAGAGTAATGCACTTGAAGTTTAAAATCCAATAACAAGGCAGAACAAGTTTCAGCATAAGGAGGTGATGACTGTACTCTTAACAGGAGGGGATCATCAATGCATGTACTGTTACCTGTACAAAAATCGTTGGAGTCCTTTGTGCAACAAATTCTCATCACATATTGCCACATTAATGCCCTGAATTGCAGAGAAACAAAAGGTATGAGCATTTAGGAAGTGCTTCTGGAGTAGAAATGTATTAGAACTTTAGTAGGGAAGATGAATGCTCAAGGCGCATCTACCAAATTGTATGAATAAATAAGAACAATATGAGCACATACTGCGCATTACTTGTAATCAGAATCACTTATCACAGAAATCAATTTAagctaaaatgaaaaaaaatgcagGATGAAGCAATTGAGGCCATTCATTGCCGCCTGACAATCTATCAAGATAAGCCAAGGTTTAGGAGAAGAGTAAGTCGGAGATCAAGCTGATTTTGGTATGCAGAAAATAAAGGCTTAGATCCTTCAAAGTCAGCCTCTTGCAGTTATAGCAAGCAGAAACTCTAACTAGATAGAAGATTCCAATGATAAGGAATGCATAGATGTAGTTCACATAGACATCTAACACATTGCCCAAGTCATATGGATATGGGGTATCAAAGATTAAAGCGCCCTGTCTAATGACATTTTACAATGTTGGTTGGCAAGAAGTGTGAGTGTGTATAGGCATACATGTGCATGATAAAGGAATATGAATGAGATGTGCTACTTCAATTCACATATGTATGAATAGAGAAATCAGCAGGCAGTAGCTTTTCAAGACCTAAGGAGGGGGTCATTAACATGTCAGAGATATATAACTTATGTTATCTGGCAGTTTTGGAGATTACTCTTCCTGATTCTAAGTGAAAAGCAAAGTCCCAAACATACGACTTCTGAAACATTGATATCTTCTGGACAAGCCACCGTGCAATTGACTCTGCACAAAAACATAAATAAGCATGAAGCTTCACAAAGCTTTCAAATAGAAAAGAACTTAAGAAGAAAATGGTTCTGGGAAATTTAGAGCAACAAACAAGTTTATTATGGGCAAATATTACCTTCAACCCATTGATTTGCCCACCAGAATCAGAAGATGCCCTGGATATCTTGCGACAGCATCCTTTACAACACCCAAGTGATGATCAACTAACTTTTCTGCTTTAGGGGCAGGTTTGCATCTTCCACCAGAGATATTTAGCATGCAATGTGCCATGAACAGCTAAAAAGCCCTGTCTAATCTTATGTTGGCATTGCCAATCATATGTGATCATTCCCTCCTATCAAGGTCCCtatatttttttagttgaaaGCATTAccaaatatttttaaagaacCTGTCTTCAGAAAATCCGTAGTGCCTATTTGTTAACCAATTGATTATCTTGCTGTGACTAAAGTTCTGTAGGAGCAGTCATTATTTATTCATCAAATCAATCAAGAAAATAAATCTTCGCACCCCCCCCCCActtcaaaccaaaaaaaaaaatcattgatccaaaagaaaaaagttttAAGAGTTAAGAGTTAACTAACCAATTAGCAGTTTAACTCATTATCCAAAATACAAGTCTGCAGTGCTACAATGAACAACAAATAATTCTGCTATAATTCAACTCAATGGATAGTCAAAGGTGACTACTTGGACAACATCCAATGCTTAACCTAGCATTTCCTTCCATTTGCAAAGGTGCAGAAACCTTTTCCAGTTTAGAGAAGCATTATATAGCTTACAAACCAGGCATAAAAATATAACCAGCATATGCCTTCAAACAGGATAGTTCTAGAAGAACACATTTTCCATTCACATCTATAACAAAGAGATTTCCTATGGAATATATAATCCTTAATCGTCATGCTTGTATTTAAGAGTGCTCCAAAAAGGGAGGCCTTGTAACAAAAGAAAGCCATTATTCATTAACATAATCAGTGAGATATGGTCAGAAAAGTAAACTGACCTATGTCTCACTAGTTCTGAAGATCATAATGTGCGTGCCAATGAAACCAAAGCTTACAAATGTAACAATATATCCCAGTACAGAAATCAAGTTCAGAGATGCAagcaatcttctgaagatcttaCTATGGCAAAATCTTCCTAATATTTACATAAGGTCCCTATCAAGGTATCCGTAATCACAGATTTGAATGCTTCAAAGTACGGACATAAATCATTTCCCATCCTTGTGGTTACCCTCAATGTCATGATCAATAGAGGATGGGCTCTACTTCAGGTagacttgaagaatgcactcGTACATGGAAAGCATTAAAATGAACTTGCATATGGTTCACTATTATGGTTTTCTACACAAATGGGAGGAGACAATTTTATGCAAAACAAAGAAAGCCATTTATGTCTGAAAATAATAACCTATAGCATTGTAAATATGTAGCAGTTTAAAATATTTGTAAGAGAACCTGCCATGTTAGTTATTAATATTTGACAATACAACGGCCAATGGTTATCACATGGTACCTATCTCGAACCTTAAAGGATACCCCAGGAACTAGTTGCTAAGAATGGAGGCAGCTCATCCAAAGAGGGTTAAAGTATAACTTTGATTTGCGAAAAGGGATAAAGAAATTGCACGCAAATCCATTTATCTCACCAACGGAGGTTAAATGTCACTTAGGGCATATTTAATTCATAAAAAATGAAGAGTGTAAAGTGTGAATTGGCTGGAAGTGCACATTTTCAGTTAGATGGCTAGACTAACTTACACTGAAGTGCAGAATTTGCATTCCATAGAACCACCAAAGCAGTGATCTCAACTTTGCCCACCATCAAGATAAGTGGAAGCATTCAAAATAACCCTAGCTCCCCCAGACCCAGACGACAAGTTTGGAGATCAATTTTCCCCAATCTCCAACCAAATATATAGCCCGGATGCATGACCTACAATCTTCATATCACTGAATTTAGACTCTAGCTTGATGGAAATGCGATCAAGAAGCATGTCAATCTGAATACCACGATTAGCACCATCTCAGAATCCTGATACCCAATTCAGAAAAATAAGGTAAACTTTTTCAGCCTCACATGCCACAGATTCCCAGTCTTTAGACGCCTCAAAGTCCAACACAATTAGTCCGAAATACGGAATTCATGCTTGCAGTCAAAAACCAAGAGAACCCTCTTTCCCAGAAAGAAACCCCTTATAAAAACCCTAAAAATTCATAAAGAAAGATTCTTTTAGGTTCCTAAAGAAATTGAAGtcgtaaaagctaaaagtggtCGAAGAAATCAAATAAAGAAGCGAACTTGGGGTTGTTTTGGAATGGGCAGAACAAATTGGGATTCGCCTCACCATCCATTCGGAAGTGGAAGGTGCCCCAGCGACAACACGAGAGGCGATGAATCCGTCCTCGGACCAC
It includes:
- the LOC103702954 gene encoding uncharacterized protein LOC103702954, with translation MVKLATARESRTYGPRPARNRWEYINAGLYIFAAILLVGGFMAQLSPTRLSAKSGLAVVLIGLVLVTLVNAHDLVAHMAGIDYCFALMEFDIQLALVEFAVPLVNIVGSILTFIGVLFFLIQAERGHSYRLEKHALNTLIAGPACWALGSIHNVCQIYERSGGHVQILQKTVQVPFLVGSLLFLVGGVVNRNDIYGSIHTNFKILGRSWVWLSLSGSLLFLVGGLLNLLKVFKMQQMDRMGLEKLRGGAQQRLGREREGQVPLILENSRRRKLDEDERAVSRKQREEVRQVLEDRRRREQSKEGMQVSEDSRRTPSEEVRRVPAPSPTPYKDVLVGSRS
- the LOC103703041 gene encoding uncharacterized protein LOC103703041 isoform X1, translating into MVSERPFKRRRTGARRRRPRGVVRGRIHRLSCCRWGTFHFRMDESIARWLVQKISMFQKSYVWDFAFHLESGRGINVAICDENLLHKGLQRFLYRVVKLICVPWISLQPPTRR
- the LOC103703041 gene encoding uncharacterized protein LOC103703041 isoform X2 → MVSERPFKRRRTGARRRRPRGVVRGRIHRLSCCRWGTFHFRMDESIARWLVQKISMFQKSALMWQYVMRICCTKDSNDFCTG